The following proteins are co-located in the Maridesulfovibrio sp. genome:
- a CDS encoding zf-HC2 domain-containing protein, which produces MDGTGRKSCSRTEKDLPFGPTPACPEIDEICMYLDGTATDEQVSSLEAHFAECQSCRKAVVEMKRNLNGAVVAPFGGHCIEKAKELVQEKDSDNDNDREFKVMA; this is translated from the coding sequence ATGGACGGAACCGGACGTAAAAGTTGCAGCCGCACGGAGAAGGACCTTCCTTTCGGCCCTACTCCAGCCTGCCCGGAAATCGATGAGATATGCATGTATCTCGACGGTACTGCTACCGATGAACAGGTCAGCAGTCTTGAGGCCCACTTTGCCGAATGCCAGTCTTGTAGAAAGGCTGTCGTAGAGATGAAGCGCAACCTCAACGGAGCGGTCGTCGCCCCTTTTGGCGGACACTGCATTGAAAAAGCCAAGGAGCTTGTTCAAGAAAAAGATTCTGATAACGATAATGACCGGGAGTTCAAGGTCATGGCGTGA
- a CDS encoding flagellar hook-basal body complex protein gives MGLKGSMYNGISGIRAHSQAMSIIGNNLANGNTIGFKGARTSFEDTFYSAINTGGGIGQVGHGVGIASIYGDFQQGPFEPSSEATNVAIGGKGFFSVRHPDTDGTYYTRAGNFIFNKQGVLTDPHGYVVQGWKVNPNSESGKPDIIGTPTDIVLDRFQSPPVRTSEIAMNVNLSSKAEDKCDVTGQPFFSLHQTWDGTKNPPIPADRYAFQNTIKTFDESGTSHDLTIYFDPVKNDQVTTDAAGNRVYEFIVTVPPGEDGRTINGTSMKTSSAAGLLMTGTMTFNPRGEMIGMSSFSLDGSATGSMKDLSNWIPSPMDDSGKPIFTANFLGKANANLATDPDANPITLDFGLSNGSNPPTWTTPGTTDASVVGSNLSSIPNFTTPKRSASYSTSYDTGNARNSQSQNGYGAGFLQAVEVDRDGVVTGRYSNGQVLDLYVLTLANFNNQYGLRREGGNLFSSTRDSGPALTGRAGTGPLGSIASNKLEQSNVDVGDEMVKLITTQRGFQANSKAITTADQLLGELIQLKR, from the coding sequence ATGGGCTTAAAAGGATCAATGTACAACGGCATCAGCGGCATCCGTGCTCACAGTCAGGCTATGAGCATTATCGGTAACAACCTTGCCAACGGCAATACCATCGGATTCAAGGGCGCGCGCACTTCATTTGAAGATACATTTTACAGCGCAATCAATACCGGAGGCGGTATCGGACAGGTCGGTCATGGCGTAGGCATAGCTTCTATCTACGGTGACTTCCAGCAGGGCCCTTTTGAGCCTTCATCCGAAGCCACAAACGTAGCTATCGGCGGTAAGGGTTTTTTCTCCGTCCGTCACCCGGACACAGATGGAACATATTATACCCGGGCCGGAAATTTCATTTTCAATAAGCAAGGGGTGCTCACAGATCCTCACGGTTATGTTGTGCAGGGCTGGAAAGTAAATCCCAATTCCGAAAGCGGGAAGCCGGACATAATCGGTACCCCTACAGATATCGTATTGGATAGATTTCAGTCTCCCCCGGTGCGTACTTCTGAAATTGCCATGAACGTCAACCTCAGTTCCAAGGCTGAGGATAAATGTGATGTAACCGGGCAGCCGTTCTTTTCTCTTCACCAGACTTGGGATGGCACCAAAAATCCGCCCATTCCGGCAGACCGCTATGCTTTTCAGAATACTATCAAGACCTTTGATGAAAGCGGCACCTCTCACGACCTGACCATCTATTTTGATCCGGTGAAAAATGATCAGGTTACAACTGATGCTGCCGGTAACAGGGTTTACGAATTTATAGTTACGGTTCCTCCGGGGGAAGACGGCAGGACAATAAACGGAACAAGCATGAAGACTTCTTCCGCTGCCGGGCTGCTTATGACCGGAACTATGACTTTCAATCCCCGCGGTGAAATGATCGGCATGAGTTCTTTTTCTCTTGATGGTTCTGCTACAGGTAGCATGAAAGACCTCAGTAATTGGATCCCTTCTCCTATGGACGATTCCGGCAAGCCTATTTTTACTGCAAACTTTCTTGGGAAAGCCAACGCAAACCTTGCCACTGACCCAGATGCAAACCCTATCACCCTCGATTTTGGTTTGAGCAACGGCAGTAATCCGCCAACATGGACAACACCGGGAACAACTGATGCTTCAGTGGTAGGCTCCAACCTTTCAAGTATTCCCAACTTCACTACTCCCAAGCGTAGTGCCTCTTATTCAACTTCTTATGATACTGGAAACGCCCGTAACTCCCAGTCCCAGAACGGTTACGGAGCAGGGTTCCTGCAGGCTGTGGAGGTCGACCGCGACGGCGTTGTCACAGGTCGTTATTCCAACGGGCAGGTGCTCGATCTCTATGTGCTCACCCTCGCCAACTTCAACAATCAGTACGGTTTGCGCCGGGAAGGAGGAAATCTTTTCTCCAGTACCCGGGATTCCGGTCCGGCCCTGACCGGAAGGGCCGGAACAGGACCGCTTGGTTCTATCGCCTCAAACAAATTGGAGCAGTCCAATGTTGATGTGGGGGATGAGATGGTCAAACTGATCACCACCCAGCGAGGCTTTCAGGCCAACAGTAAAGCCATCACCACAGCTGATCAGCTTTTAGGCGAACTTATCCAGTTGAAGAGATAG
- a CDS encoding LacI family DNA-binding transcriptional regulator: protein MGHMTLKDLARKLGISASTVSRALHDHPDISDKTKEVVMAAAEKYGYQPNPIAQSLKKQSSKVIGVIVPEIRHNFFATVISGIEEVAYNAGYIIMVCQSNETLQREIMTTKALAANRVAGVLMAISLETTNCDHMRALMRQKIPLVQYDRVVDELDTGKVVIDDFRASYKMTSHLIDRGYKRIGFLAGREGISMNRLRFNGYLQALKNHGVPFYPELNINIGGCRGSNGRAGAKEYLQMKNPPDAILCINDPVAIGAFCRFREEGWRIPEDIALAGFSGSPESALIEPALTSVSQPAFEMGKTAAKLLLKQIENKEYFRPETITLETELLIRGSSYKEGL, encoded by the coding sequence ATGGGACACATGACCCTCAAAGACCTCGCCCGCAAGCTCGGCATCTCCGCATCCACGGTTTCCCGCGCCCTGCACGACCACCCAGACATCAGCGACAAGACCAAGGAAGTGGTCATGGCTGCTGCGGAAAAGTACGGCTACCAGCCCAACCCTATCGCCCAGAGTTTGAAGAAGCAGAGCAGCAAGGTCATCGGGGTTATAGTCCCCGAAATCAGGCACAATTTTTTCGCCACAGTTATCAGCGGCATTGAGGAAGTAGCCTACAATGCCGGGTATATCATCATGGTCTGCCAGTCCAACGAGACTTTGCAGCGCGAGATCATGACCACTAAGGCCCTTGCTGCCAACCGTGTGGCCGGAGTGCTCATGGCTATTTCCCTTGAAACCACCAATTGCGACCACATGCGCGCCCTGATGCGCCAGAAAATCCCCTTAGTACAGTATGACCGGGTGGTGGATGAACTGGATACCGGAAAGGTAGTCATTGACGACTTCCGGGCTTCATACAAAATGACATCCCATCTCATCGACCGTGGTTACAAGCGCATCGGATTCCTTGCCGGACGTGAGGGTATTTCCATGAACAGGCTGCGCTTCAACGGTTACCTGCAAGCTCTCAAGAATCACGGAGTTCCCTTTTACCCTGAACTGAACATCAATATCGGGGGCTGCCGGGGAAGCAACGGACGTGCAGGAGCCAAAGAATACCTGCAAATGAAGAATCCCCCGGACGCTATTTTATGCATCAATGATCCGGTAGCCATAGGTGCATTCTGTCGTTTCCGTGAAGAAGGTTGGCGCATTCCCGAAGACATTGCCTTGGCCGGATTCTCCGGCTCACCGGAATCTGCGCTCATTGAGCCGGCCCTGACCTCCGTGTCCCAGCCCGCTTTTGAAATGGGCAAAACCGCTGCAAAACTGCTGCTCAAACAGATCGAAAACAAAGAATATTTCCGCCCCGAAACCATAACCCTTGAAACCGAACTTCTCATTCGCGGCTCAAGCTACAAGGAAGGTCTTTAA
- a CDS encoding sn-glycerol-3-phosphate ABC transporter ATP-binding protein UgpC: MANVELKNVIKRYGSVEVIHGVDLSVKDNEFIVLVGPSGCGKSTLLRMVAGLEEISGGDIHIGERVVTNVSPKDRNVAMVFQNYALYPHMTVAENMGFSLKMHKKSKEEIVQRVNDVAKILELEPYLHRKPSELSGGQRQRVAMGRAMVRNPDVFLFDEPLSNLDAQLRTQMRMELRKMHMRLKTTTIYVTHDQIEAMTLADRIVILKDGYIQQVGTPVEVFERPNNVFVAQFIGNPPMNILEGVIKVIDGKRYVVKGSTKFPVQDHQGPNLKDGDPVLAGLRPDSIKMGDNIERLQKDWWCSGEVVVSEILGAHSLLEIVIDGENELIAEVEGRVIAHPGEIVPIGFEFDRMVLFDPKTKEALY, encoded by the coding sequence ATGGCAAACGTAGAGCTTAAAAACGTCATCAAACGTTATGGATCAGTCGAGGTCATTCACGGTGTGGACCTTTCCGTAAAAGACAACGAATTCATCGTTCTCGTCGGCCCTTCGGGATGCGGCAAGTCCACCCTCCTGCGCATGGTGGCCGGTCTTGAGGAGATCAGCGGCGGAGACATCCACATCGGAGAACGGGTGGTGACCAATGTTTCCCCCAAGGACCGCAACGTGGCCATGGTTTTCCAAAACTACGCCCTGTATCCGCACATGACCGTTGCCGAAAACATGGGTTTTTCGCTGAAGATGCACAAAAAATCCAAGGAAGAGATTGTACAGCGCGTGAATGACGTTGCCAAGATTCTCGAACTGGAGCCTTATCTGCACCGCAAGCCATCGGAGCTTTCCGGCGGGCAGCGCCAGCGTGTTGCCATGGGACGGGCCATGGTCCGCAACCCCGATGTATTTCTCTTTGACGAACCGCTCTCCAACCTTGATGCCCAGTTACGCACCCAGATGCGCATGGAGCTGCGCAAGATGCACATGCGGCTCAAGACAACCACCATCTACGTCACCCACGACCAGATTGAGGCCATGACTCTTGCCGACCGCATTGTCATTCTCAAGGACGGCTATATCCAACAGGTGGGTACCCCGGTGGAAGTTTTTGAAAGGCCCAACAACGTATTTGTAGCCCAGTTTATCGGCAACCCGCCCATGAATATCCTTGAAGGGGTCATCAAGGTCATTGACGGCAAAAGGTACGTGGTCAAAGGAAGCACTAAATTTCCGGTGCAGGATCATCAGGGGCCGAACCTCAAGGACGGTGATCCGGTTCTGGCCGGACTGCGCCCGGACTCAATCAAAATGGGCGACAACATCGAACGGCTACAGAAAGACTGGTGGTGCAGCGGCGAGGTGGTTGTCTCCGAAATCCTCGGAGCCCATTCATTGCTTGAAATCGTCATTGACGGAGAAAATGAACTCATAGCCGAGGTGGAAGGAAGAGTCATTGCCCATCCCGGTGAAATTGTACCTATCGGATTTGAATTCGACCGCATGGTCCTTTTTGACCCGAAAACCAAAGAGGCGTTATACTAG
- the flgK gene encoding flagellar hook-associated protein FlgK, whose protein sequence is MLGNIFSIGRGAMQNAQIGLSVHGNNVANLKTPGYRRRTVVQDESMSIREGRWSYGTGATVDSITRNLSQFLERGVLSKSPEFSRWNAEAGNLSMVEKLFVESKDAGIGKSMSDMWAAWLSLADDPQLGANRVSLVGAAQRFSAQLNSVVGDLRRQQDLITTHLKQEVGKANDAIKELAELNKQIIANPNDNTLLDRRDIVLRGLSSLVDISVQEEPSGQVIVSLGEGQKLVEGDKAFELKFEQGGVCNSLVPGSPFKDEVHFSGQSGEELTIQVVSDGNASGAAPAAQFKVSRDGGKTWISNPDGSEKLFTAGGQNDAVTVGGVKFWFGKEGSSASAATTLLKDGDRFTLTPKTEVRWYKNTSTSESVSPLTGNDGERRLTGGSIAGLLRARDEKIGSYIDKLDAFAKSIAWEVNRAHSQGAGLVNNANTIGTYEVRDSTVPLANSNLPYADKLTAGSFSMAFYSAGTGDKVSVSAVDFSSIPPGKKNFDPSVHSLENVRDAINVSFPGKAQAVITDGKLSIKGLGDNRFQFSNDTSGVLAGLGLNTFFEGHDAASIKVHESIEADPSRIAAAHVNGAGEVNKGDNSTARAVAALAGKKNVNFNSGGTSTESSFNDYYSSLVATVGSDAADAKANLSISQTVLKELVDKQESVGGVSIDEEMDIIASYQRSYRTAAQLIKTANEMFDTLLSLK, encoded by the coding sequence ATGCTTGGCAATATTTTTTCCATAGGCCGCGGAGCCATGCAGAATGCCCAAATAGGCTTGTCTGTTCACGGCAACAACGTAGCTAATTTGAAGACCCCCGGATACCGTCGCAGGACCGTTGTTCAGGACGAGAGTATGTCGATCAGGGAAGGTCGCTGGTCCTACGGTACCGGGGCTACCGTTGATAGTATCACGCGCAATCTGTCTCAGTTCCTTGAGCGGGGCGTTCTGAGCAAAAGCCCGGAATTTTCTCGTTGGAATGCAGAGGCGGGCAACCTTTCCATGGTTGAGAAATTATTTGTGGAGAGCAAAGACGCAGGAATCGGCAAATCCATGTCCGATATGTGGGCTGCGTGGCTATCCCTTGCTGATGATCCGCAATTGGGAGCTAACAGGGTCTCCCTTGTTGGCGCGGCTCAGAGGTTTTCTGCTCAGCTGAATTCAGTAGTTGGAGACCTGCGCCGTCAGCAGGATTTGATCACTACCCACCTGAAACAGGAAGTGGGCAAGGCCAATGACGCCATCAAGGAACTGGCCGAGCTGAATAAGCAGATCATTGCCAATCCTAACGATAATACCTTGCTGGACCGTCGGGATATTGTACTGCGTGGGTTGTCGTCACTTGTTGATATCAGTGTACAGGAAGAGCCCTCCGGGCAGGTTATAGTTTCACTGGGCGAAGGGCAGAAGCTGGTTGAGGGCGACAAGGCTTTTGAATTGAAATTTGAACAGGGCGGAGTGTGCAATTCATTGGTTCCCGGCTCCCCGTTCAAGGATGAAGTTCATTTCAGCGGTCAGTCCGGTGAAGAACTTACCATTCAGGTGGTCAGTGACGGTAATGCTTCCGGCGCGGCCCCGGCAGCGCAGTTCAAGGTATCGCGTGACGGCGGCAAGACCTGGATCAGCAACCCGGACGGTAGCGAGAAATTGTTCACTGCCGGAGGTCAGAATGATGCTGTAACTGTAGGCGGGGTCAAATTCTGGTTTGGTAAAGAGGGCAGCAGTGCCAGTGCAGCTACCACCCTGCTTAAGGATGGAGACCGTTTTACCCTTACTCCTAAGACAGAAGTCCGCTGGTACAAGAACACTTCCACATCTGAATCCGTCAGTCCGCTTACCGGAAATGATGGTGAACGTCGCTTAACAGGCGGCTCCATTGCCGGACTTCTGCGGGCCAGAGATGAAAAGATCGGTTCTTATATTGATAAGCTGGATGCTTTTGCAAAATCCATTGCTTGGGAAGTGAACCGCGCCCATTCACAGGGTGCCGGACTGGTCAATAATGCCAATACCATCGGGACGTACGAAGTGCGCGACAGTACCGTGCCTCTTGCAAATAGCAATTTGCCATACGCGGATAAGCTTACTGCGGGTAGTTTCAGTATGGCTTTCTATAGTGCCGGTACCGGGGATAAAGTTTCGGTTTCAGCAGTTGATTTCTCTTCCATACCTCCGGGTAAAAAGAATTTCGATCCTTCAGTTCATTCCCTTGAGAACGTGCGTGACGCCATAAATGTCAGTTTTCCCGGAAAGGCGCAGGCCGTGATCACTGACGGCAAACTTTCCATCAAGGGGTTAGGCGATAATCGTTTTCAGTTTTCCAACGATACCAGCGGCGTACTTGCCGGACTGGGTCTTAATACTTTCTTTGAAGGTCATGACGCCGCTTCCATCAAAGTCCATGAATCCATTGAGGCTGACCCTTCAAGAATCGCTGCTGCCCATGTGAATGGAGCTGGGGAAGTCAACAAGGGGGATAACTCCACAGCGCGGGCGGTTGCAGCCCTTGCCGGAAAAAAGAACGTCAACTTCAATTCCGGAGGCACTTCCACCGAGTCCAGTTTTAACGATTACTATTCCTCTCTTGTCGCTACTGTCGGCTCTGATGCGGCTGATGCCAAGGCTAATCTGTCTATCTCCCAGACTGTCCTTAAGGAACTGGTGGATAAGCAGGAATCAGTGGGCGGAGTCAGTATTGATGAAGAGATGGATATTATCGCCAGCTATCAGCGTTCTTATCGTACAGCGGCCCAGTTGATCAAAACTGCCAACGAGATGTTCGATACATTGCTTTCGCTTAAGTAG
- a CDS encoding galactokinase family protein, with translation MHSIEAYRAHLEQGGFDEEFSLIHSCAGVQESRERMRNLLHCMLENFAPGKLCFASSPGRTEMGGNHTDHNHGHVLAAAVNLDCLAAFSKAEDNAVTILSEGYNPIEVDLSDTKPRKNEYETSAAIVRGVADGFRKLGLNIGGFNACIHSTIPAGAGLSSSAAFEVLIGRIFSYLFNDSKIGPLEIASVAKQAENIHFNKPCGFMDQMASSYEGILSIDFTDPANPGVTRVEPELKTASCADGFYGTGYRLCVIDTGGSHADLTPDYAAIPAEMFEAASCCGQEQAKGLTLNRILDNIDHIREYAGDRAVLRLFHFIGEDERAVNQAKALHEGNMAEFLRLVAESGHSSRELLQNCYSPATPKRQPIPLALTLTEQILGSHGVGRVHGGGFAGTIQVYVHESDFNKYRRSMEKVFGDNSVIELSIRQPGHEFLTIPQNRTEP, from the coding sequence ATGCATTCCATTGAGGCTTACCGTGCACATCTGGAACAGGGCGGGTTTGACGAAGAGTTCAGCCTGATCCATTCCTGTGCCGGAGTTCAGGAATCGCGGGAGCGCATGCGTAATCTTCTACACTGCATGCTTGAAAATTTTGCCCCCGGTAAACTCTGCTTTGCCAGTTCACCGGGACGCACGGAGATGGGAGGTAACCACACCGACCATAACCACGGACATGTGCTGGCAGCAGCCGTGAACCTTGACTGTCTGGCTGCTTTTTCCAAGGCAGAAGACAATGCGGTCACAATTTTATCCGAGGGATACAACCCCATTGAAGTTGATCTTTCCGACACCAAGCCGCGTAAAAATGAATATGAAACAAGTGCCGCCATTGTGCGTGGCGTTGCTGACGGATTCCGCAAGCTTGGGCTGAATATCGGCGGGTTTAATGCCTGCATACACAGCACAATCCCTGCCGGAGCGGGACTTAGTTCCTCAGCTGCCTTTGAAGTGCTGATAGGCCGCATTTTCAGCTATCTTTTCAATGACAGCAAAATCGGACCACTGGAAATCGCCAGTGTCGCCAAGCAAGCCGAGAATATTCATTTCAACAAACCCTGCGGTTTCATGGACCAGATGGCATCATCTTATGAAGGAATTCTGTCCATTGATTTTACTGACCCGGCAAACCCGGGGGTGACCCGGGTGGAACCGGAATTAAAAACCGCCAGCTGTGCTGATGGATTTTACGGAACCGGATACCGACTTTGTGTGATTGACACCGGAGGCAGTCACGCCGACCTGACACCGGATTACGCGGCCATCCCGGCAGAGATGTTTGAAGCCGCCAGTTGTTGCGGACAGGAGCAGGCCAAAGGACTGACCCTGAACAGAATTCTGGATAATATCGACCATATCCGTGAATACGCCGGAGACCGTGCCGTGCTTCGGCTGTTTCACTTCATCGGCGAAGACGAACGGGCCGTAAATCAAGCCAAAGCCCTGCATGAGGGGAACATGGCTGAATTCCTGCGCCTTGTTGCCGAGTCCGGCCATTCCTCCAGAGAACTGCTGCAAAACTGCTACAGTCCTGCTACCCCCAAAAGACAACCCATTCCACTGGCCCTTACATTGACAGAACAGATTCTCGGTTCACACGGTGTTGGACGGGTGCATGGCGGCGGATTTGCAGGAACCATCCAAGTTTATGTTCATGAATCTGATTTCAATAAATACCGTCGTTCCATGGAAAAGGTTTTCGGCGATAATTCAGTTATCGAACTGTCCATCCGCCAGCCGGGCCACGAATTTCTGACTATTCCCCAAAACAGGACAGAACCATAA
- a CDS encoding flagellar hook capping FlgD N-terminal domain-containing protein: protein MIDATTYLNSVNKNATPKTPSKDLNKDAFLKLFVTQLKNQDPVNPMDNKEQLAQLAQFSTVERLTNISKAMEGLTETVNAMMGLNATGYIGKSVMAKGFGVSKTGSEISSVNISFPAACKSVYVDIYDKDGGLIRSVDLGGMTAGDVDFKWDGKDKDGNVAEDGQYNIAVRAETPKGKKVLATTEVSGKIKAVNMAGGQHVLELEDGRKVLLSNVTRVVA from the coding sequence ATGATCGACGCTACCACGTATTTAAATAGTGTAAACAAGAACGCCACCCCTAAGACTCCAAGCAAGGATCTTAACAAGGACGCTTTCCTGAAGCTTTTTGTCACCCAGCTCAAGAATCAGGATCCCGTCAACCCCATGGACAACAAGGAACAGCTGGCCCAACTGGCCCAGTTTTCCACCGTTGAAAGACTCACCAATATTTCCAAGGCCATGGAAGGCCTGACTGAAACCGTTAACGCAATGATGGGGCTTAACGCCACCGGCTATATCGGCAAAAGCGTTATGGCCAAAGGTTTTGGTGTGTCCAAAACAGGTTCTGAAATTTCTTCAGTCAATATCTCTTTCCCAGCAGCTTGCAAGTCTGTCTATGTGGACATTTATGACAAAGACGGTGGATTGATCCGTTCTGTCGATTTGGGCGGCATGACTGCCGGGGATGTTGATTTTAAATGGGACGGTAAAGATAAAGACGGCAACGTCGCAGAAGACGGGCAGTACAATATCGCCGTCCGTGCTGAAACTCCCAAAGGCAAGAAAGTTCTCGCAACTACTGAAGTCTCCGGAAAGATCAAGGCCGTGAATATGGCCGGAGGTCAACACGTTCTGGAGCTGGAAGATGGCCGCAAGGTGCTTTTGTCCAACGTGACAAGAGTTGTTGCTTAA
- a CDS encoding sigma factor-like helix-turn-helix DNA-binding protein, which produces MAPLDDFINDLEAPVDPVQEGLDIPEQLLSPRQKLIVKLYFEDGLDISEISDFIGIKEQSVRSAKHKALIKLRSYHGVSEESYALTR; this is translated from the coding sequence TTGGCTCCTTTAGATGATTTCATCAACGATCTTGAAGCTCCTGTAGATCCGGTTCAGGAAGGACTGGATATCCCGGAGCAGCTGCTTTCGCCTCGCCAGAAGCTTATAGTTAAGCTTTATTTTGAGGATGGGCTTGATATTTCAGAAATTTCCGATTTTATCGGAATCAAGGAGCAGTCGGTCAGGAGTGCCAAACATAAGGCTCTGATTAAGCTGCGTTCCTACCACGGAGTCAGTGAGGAATCTTATGCGCTGACCCGTTAG
- a CDS encoding aldose epimerase family protein: protein MPISYKPWGRTPYREDVLLFTLENSAGCKAHISTYGATLVGLEIPTKNTAIDVVLGFDSLQEYMDDGNYMGATVGRVAGRISNASFELNGQKYQLDRNESSNHLHGGKYGFNRRNWKVLEQNDETESSSLTLELHCKDGMGGYPGNLRIETTFTLSGTTLSIVHRAECDSPTPLNMTAHPYFNLNGDGKPVNNHEFKFSSTQCASLDESLTPDGKIIKTPGTAADFSNSKPLSETECDSYFIKDNSQSSAATVRSSASGIEMEIFSNQHGFLFYTADGIPPGTKGKNDFQYGPRSGFCIEPMGYPDAVNRPEFPSVILNPGEKYNHSTEYRFRRIS from the coding sequence ATGCCCATAAGCTATAAACCATGGGGCCGAACTCCATATCGAGAGGATGTCCTGCTCTTCACTCTGGAAAACAGCGCCGGATGCAAAGCGCATATTTCCACCTACGGAGCAACGCTGGTCGGATTGGAAATTCCAACAAAAAACACAGCAATTGATGTGGTTTTGGGATTTGATTCCTTGCAGGAATACATGGACGACGGGAATTACATGGGTGCAACTGTAGGCCGGGTAGCCGGAAGGATTTCAAATGCTTCATTTGAGCTGAACGGGCAGAAATACCAGCTGGACCGCAACGAGAGCAGCAACCACCTTCACGGCGGCAAATACGGCTTCAACCGCCGGAACTGGAAAGTTCTGGAACAGAACGATGAAACGGAGTCCTCTTCACTGACGCTTGAATTGCACTGCAAGGACGGCATGGGCGGATATCCCGGTAATCTGCGAATTGAAACCACTTTTACTTTAAGCGGCACCACCCTTTCCATCGTCCACCGTGCGGAATGCGACTCCCCCACACCGCTGAACATGACCGCCCATCCATACTTCAATCTTAACGGTGACGGTAAACCGGTCAATAATCACGAATTCAAATTTTCATCCACGCAATGCGCATCACTTGATGAATCCCTGACTCCTGACGGAAAAATCATCAAAACTCCCGGCACAGCTGCTGATTTCAGCAACTCAAAACCGTTGTCTGAAACTGAGTGTGATTCATATTTCATTAAGGACAACAGCCAATCTTCAGCGGCAACAGTCCGCAGCAGTGCATCCGGAATTGAAATGGAAATATTCAGCAATCAACACGGCTTTCTCTTTTACACAGCAGACGGCATCCCTCCCGGAACCAAAGGCAAGAACGACTTCCAATACGGTCCGCGCTCAGGATTCTGCATTGAGCCCATGGGCTACCCCGATGCGGTCAATCGACCTGAATTTCCCTCCGTGATTTTGAATCCCGGAGAAAAATATAATCATTCAACCGAGTACAGGTTCCGTAGGATTTCCTAA
- a CDS encoding UDP-glucose--hexose-1-phosphate uridylyltransferase, producing MSKNFQDYPHKRFNPLTGEWVLVSPHRTKRPWQGKQEKASRNTLPAYDEKCYLCPGNTRNQGVNNPDYNDVFIFDNDFPALLHESVNIFCDDDNLFKVEPESGICRVVCFSPRHDLTISRMQPKNVRKVVDAWCDQYTELREREEIGYVQIFENRGDIMGCSNPHPHGQIWATRSVPVIPEAEDKRQQEYLDDKGQCLLCRYAERELENKERIIFENDSFVALVPFWAVWPFEAMLLPKSHMGAITEMSPSQRDDLADALVRMGIRYDNLFETSFPYSMGIHQRPTLNEHGEHWHWHIHYYPPLLRSATVKKFMVGFEMLGMPQRDITAEQSAQRLRDLPETHYLDRED from the coding sequence ATGAGTAAAAATTTTCAGGATTACCCCCATAAAAGATTCAACCCCCTGACCGGGGAATGGGTGCTTGTTTCCCCACACCGCACTAAACGCCCGTGGCAGGGCAAGCAGGAAAAAGCATCCCGCAACACTCTGCCTGCCTACGATGAAAAATGCTACCTTTGCCCCGGGAACACCCGCAATCAAGGCGTGAACAACCCGGATTACAACGATGTTTTCATTTTCGATAACGACTTCCCAGCCCTGCTTCACGAGTCCGTGAACATTTTTTGTGATGACGACAATCTTTTTAAGGTTGAACCGGAAAGCGGCATCTGCAGGGTAGTATGCTTCTCTCCCAGACATGACCTGACTATTTCACGCATGCAGCCAAAGAATGTGCGCAAGGTGGTCGATGCTTGGTGCGACCAGTACACAGAACTGAGGGAACGTGAAGAGATCGGCTATGTGCAGATTTTCGAGAACCGTGGCGACATCATGGGTTGCTCCAACCCGCATCCGCATGGACAAATCTGGGCCACCCGCTCCGTTCCTGTTATCCCTGAAGCCGAAGATAAGCGTCAGCAGGAATATTTGGACGACAAAGGGCAATGCCTGCTCTGCCGCTACGCGGAGCGGGAGCTTGAAAACAAGGAACGAATCATTTTCGAAAATGATTCCTTTGTCGCCCTTGTCCCCTTCTGGGCGGTCTGGCCCTTTGAAGCCATGCTGCTGCCCAAGTCGCATATGGGTGCAATTACTGAAATGAGCCCATCCCAGCGCGATGACCTTGCAGATGCGCTGGTACGCATGGGCATCCGCTACGATAATCTTTTCGAAACATCTTTCCCGTATTCCATGGGCATCCACCAGCGCCCCACCTTGAATGAACATGGTGAACACTGGCACTGGCACATCCACTACTACCCTCCACTGCTGCGCTCAGCCACAGTAAAAAAATTCATGGTCGGCTTTGAAATGCTGGGCATGCCCCAACGGGACATCACAGCCGAGCAAAGTGCCCAGCGTCTGCGTGACCTGCCGGAAACCCATTATCTGGACCGGGAGGATTAA